In Leptospira stimsonii, a single window of DNA contains:
- a CDS encoding NAD(P)(+) transhydrogenase (Re/Si-specific) subunit beta yields MEKSIINLIYLLSSVLFIVGLKLLSHPKTAVRGNFLGAVGMFFAVAAALVEKGLAYEYILAGFIVGTAIGVYLSVKVEMTSMPQLVAALNGFGGLASFLVAGAAVMEVIQQGTNLEVLKSYQFTVSTAASGIIGAVTLTGSFVAYGKLQGLLSEKAVRYPGDQLVKIIFFLGSIALSYFVVIEPEKIEWYWYVVAVGSVLGILLVMPIGGADMPVVIALLNSYSGIAASATGFVLGNNVLIIAGSLVGASGIILTQIMCKAMNRSLANVLFGGVGAAVDTSKGGEDIYAGKTKSTSAEEVAMLLDMAQRVVIVPGYGMAVAQAQHAVRDLYNILTDRGIDVEFAIHPVAGRMPGHMNVLLAEADIPYDKMKEMDEINPTFEQVDVVIINGANDVVNPLAKTDPSSPIAGMPILDVDKAKTVIVIKRSLSPGFAGVPNPLFIQDNALMYFQDGKKATQEIVAALKET; encoded by the coding sequence ATGGAAAAATCGATTATCAATTTAATTTATCTTCTCTCCTCCGTTCTTTTTATCGTAGGATTGAAACTTCTTTCTCACCCGAAGACTGCGGTTCGCGGAAACTTCTTAGGCGCGGTGGGAATGTTCTTCGCGGTCGCGGCCGCGCTCGTGGAAAAAGGTCTCGCATATGAATATATCTTAGCTGGATTCATCGTTGGAACCGCGATCGGAGTTTATCTTTCCGTTAAAGTTGAGATGACTTCTATGCCTCAACTCGTTGCGGCCCTCAATGGATTCGGAGGTCTTGCTTCCTTTCTTGTCGCAGGTGCGGCGGTGATGGAAGTGATTCAGCAAGGGACCAATCTCGAAGTTTTAAAATCGTATCAGTTCACGGTTTCTACTGCGGCTTCCGGAATCATCGGCGCAGTGACATTAACGGGAAGTTTTGTCGCCTACGGAAAACTCCAAGGTCTTCTTTCCGAAAAAGCGGTTCGTTATCCGGGCGATCAACTCGTAAAAATCATATTCTTCCTCGGTTCTATCGCGCTGAGTTATTTCGTAGTGATCGAACCTGAAAAGATAGAATGGTACTGGTATGTTGTAGCGGTTGGTTCCGTTTTAGGAATTCTTCTTGTAATGCCGATCGGTGGAGCCGATATGCCGGTCGTTATCGCTCTCTTGAATTCTTATTCCGGAATCGCGGCGTCGGCGACTGGATTTGTTCTTGGAAACAACGTTTTGATTATTGCAGGATCTCTTGTAGGAGCTTCCGGAATCATCCTAACACAGATTATGTGTAAGGCGATGAATCGCTCTCTTGCAAACGTTCTCTTCGGAGGAGTCGGTGCGGCGGTTGATACTTCCAAAGGTGGAGAAGACATCTACGCCGGAAAAACCAAAAGTACGTCCGCAGAAGAAGTTGCGATGCTCTTGGATATGGCACAAAGAGTTGTTATCGTTCCTGGATACGGAATGGCGGTTGCACAAGCGCAACACGCAGTAAGAGATCTTTATAATATTCTTACGGACCGAGGAATCGACGTAGAATTTGCGATTCACCCGGTTGCAGGAAGAATGCCTGGGCACATGAACGTTCTTCTTGCGGAAGCCGATATTCCTTATGATAAGATGAAAGAGATGGATGAAATCAATCCTACCTTCGAACAAGTGGATGTCGTGATTATCAACGGAGCAAACGACGTAGTAAACCCTCTCGCGAAAACGGATCCAAGTAGCCCCATTGCAGGAATGCCGATCTTAGACGTAGACAAAGCAAAAACGGTTATCGTGATCAAACGAAGTTTGAGCCCCGGATTTGCCGGAGTTCCGAACCCTCTTTTCATCCAAGACAATGCTTTGATGTATTTCCAAGATGGAAAAAAAGCGACTCAAGAAATCGTAGCCGCCTTAAAAGAAACCTAA
- the queC gene encoding 7-cyano-7-deazaguanine synthase QueC, which yields MKNSGNKAIVLLSGGLDSTTCLYQAIADGKEVRALSFDYGQRHRIELSFAKKITRKLGIPHTIQKLKPELFLGSSLTQKSIKVPKNSLGKDEIPNTYVPGRNILFLSFATSLAEGTGSDSIYIGVNAMDYSGYPDCRPEFIKMFEMAIQLGTKKGSQGSPLKIITPLQNLTKKEIVLLGSKLNVPFHLTFSCYDPQNGKACGKCDACLLRKKGFQETGVSEK from the coding sequence ATGAAAAATTCCGGCAATAAGGCGATCGTTCTTCTTTCGGGAGGATTGGATTCTACAACTTGTCTTTATCAAGCGATCGCTGATGGCAAAGAGGTTCGCGCGCTTTCTTTTGATTATGGACAAAGACATAGAATCGAATTGTCCTTTGCGAAAAAAATCACTCGTAAACTAGGAATTCCTCACACGATTCAAAAGTTAAAACCGGAATTGTTCTTAGGATCGTCTCTTACTCAAAAGTCGATCAAGGTTCCGAAGAATTCTTTAGGAAAGGATGAAATTCCAAATACTTACGTTCCCGGAAGAAACATTCTTTTTCTTTCCTTTGCAACTTCGCTCGCAGAAGGAACCGGATCGGATTCGATCTACATCGGAGTCAATGCAATGGATTATTCCGGATATCCGGATTGCAGACCTGAATTTATTAAGATGTTCGAAATGGCGATTCAACTCGGAACGAAAAAAGGAAGTCAAGGTTCTCCGCTTAAAATCATAACTCCTCTACAGAATCTTACGAAGAAAGAAATCGTTCTCTTAGGAAGTAAATTGAATGTTCCCTTTCATCTCACATTCTCCTGTTATGACCCGCAAAACGGCAAAGCCTGCGGAAAATGCGACGCCTGTCTCTTGAGAAAAAAAGGTTTTCAGGAGACAGGAGTTTCTGAAAAGTGA
- the queD gene encoding 6-carboxytetrahydropterin synthase QueD — protein MEEIELTKEFRFDAAHLLPNVPDGHKCKRLHGHSFRFKLHLKGKIDPHTGWLIDYAEVSKIVKPLVENHLDHYYLNDVPGLENPTSENISIWLWNHLKPLLPLLYKITLNETCTSACIYEGPKNSH, from the coding sequence ATGGAAGAAATCGAACTCACTAAAGAATTCCGCTTCGACGCCGCTCATCTTCTTCCCAACGTACCAGACGGCCATAAATGCAAACGACTTCACGGTCATAGCTTTCGTTTTAAACTTCATCTCAAAGGTAAAATCGATCCCCATACCGGTTGGTTGATCGATTATGCGGAAGTCAGTAAGATCGTAAAACCCCTCGTCGAAAATCATCTCGATCATTATTATCTCAACGACGTTCCAGGCCTGGAGAATCCGACTTCGGAAAATATTTCCATCTGGCTCTGGAATCATCTCAAGCCGCTTCTTCCTCTTTTGTATAAAATTACTCTCAACGAAACCTGTACTAGCGCTTGTATCTACGAAGGTCCGAAAAATTCTCACTGA
- a CDS encoding NAD(P) transhydrogenase subunit alpha, whose protein sequence is MEQFVGYLTIFLLAVFVGFEVITRIPPLLHTPLMSGSNAISGITIIGAILSLHSVNGPLINIIGFVAMVAATINVIGGFFVTHRMLGMFKKKEK, encoded by the coding sequence ATGGAACAGTTCGTAGGTTACCTGACGATCTTCTTATTAGCCGTATTCGTAGGTTTTGAGGTCATCACAAGAATTCCTCCTCTTTTACATACCCCTCTTATGTCAGGTTCCAATGCTATTTCCGGAATCACGATCATTGGGGCGATTCTATCTCTTCATTCGGTGAACGGCCCTTTGATCAACATCATCGGATTCGTCGCGATGGTTGCGGCGACCATCAACGTGATCGGTGGATTCTTCGTCACCCACAGAATGTTAGGAATGTTCAAGAAGAAAGAAAAGTAA
- a CDS encoding WGR domain-containing protein: protein MKRELIFQDVASDKFWNLETSGSSYTVTFGKTGTTGQAQTKNFDSEEKCLKEAEKLVNEKIRKGYKENSSIDFLAEWKSMHDTKSPQEAFFHHFSFLRKPKRIRIFFENFRITLPLSW, encoded by the coding sequence ATAAAACGAGAACTTATTTTTCAAGATGTAGCATCCGATAAATTCTGGAACTTAGAAACTTCCGGTTCTTCTTATACGGTAACCTTCGGGAAAACGGGAACGACCGGACAAGCGCAGACTAAAAACTTCGACTCGGAAGAAAAGTGTCTGAAAGAGGCCGAAAAACTTGTAAACGAAAAAATCAGGAAGGGTTATAAGGAAAATTCATCGATCGATTTTCTTGCCGAATGGAAATCAATGCATGATACGAAATCACCACAAGAAGCGTTTTTTCATCACTTTTCATTCTTACGGAAACCGAAGAGGATAAGGATATTCTTCGAAAACTTTCGAATCACCTTACCTCTTTCGTGGTGA